One genomic segment of Acinetobacter oleivorans DR1 includes these proteins:
- the ygaH gene encoding L-valine transporter subunit YgaH: MNLEIILVGIIVGIANFASRFGPFFVIQKLQGTQQKRGSVWLKIALGSIGISAISAMLIVATLPPLLENPDKSLAMLIGFLVLAGLYFKFKKIVPATLTAAIVYGLIYTYLPL, from the coding sequence ATGAATCTAGAGATTATTCTGGTTGGTATCATTGTTGGTATTGCCAATTTTGCCTCACGTTTTGGACCATTCTTTGTTATACAAAAGCTACAAGGGACACAGCAAAAACGTGGTTCAGTCTGGCTAAAAATTGCTTTGGGAAGCATTGGTATATCAGCAATTAGCGCCATGCTTATTGTTGCCACTCTTCCGCCACTTCTTGAGAATCCAGATAAAAGCTTAGCCATGCTTATCGGTTTTTTAGTGCTAGCAGGTCTTTATTTTAAATTTAAGAAAATTGTTCCGGCAACGTTAACTGCCGCAATTGTTTATGGTCTGATCTATACTTATTTACCTTTATAA
- a CDS encoding Crp/Fnr family transcriptional regulator has translation MAPILDLIYINRLKENTWFSVLPEAFQNFILEHGKQRAFEKNNYVFRAQDVFDGIYTVLEGSISLGYVDVNGNEALSAIAEPIMWFGEISLIDHEPRSHDAIALKKSTVLHIPAKPLNELLKDNPYYWYYFARLTSQKLRYVFLEQIAIQTRSISQRLAQRLLFILEGYGNHILIQDHHIHISQEQLANMLTTSRQTINHELSLLEKQKIIKIAFRKIEILDIEKLKIVAQAHS, from the coding sequence ATGGCCCCAATATTGGACCTTATTTATATTAACCGACTAAAAGAAAATACATGGTTTAGTGTGCTTCCAGAGGCATTCCAAAACTTTATTCTAGAGCATGGTAAGCAAAGAGCCTTTGAAAAAAACAATTATGTGTTCCGTGCCCAAGATGTGTTTGATGGCATTTATACTGTGCTTGAAGGCTCAATTAGCTTAGGTTATGTCGATGTAAATGGTAATGAAGCTCTTTCTGCAATTGCTGAGCCAATTATGTGGTTTGGTGAAATATCACTGATTGATCATGAACCGCGCTCACACGATGCAATTGCTTTGAAAAAAAGTACTGTTCTGCATATTCCTGCAAAACCATTAAATGAATTACTCAAAGACAATCCATATTATTGGTACTACTTTGCTCGTTTAACCAGCCAAAAACTCAGGTACGTTTTCTTAGAACAGATTGCTATCCAAACACGCAGTATTTCTCAAAGGCTTGCTCAACGTCTTCTATTTATTTTAGAAGGATATGGGAATCATATTCTTATTCAAGATCATCACATCCATATTTCTCAAGAACAATTGGCAAATATGCTGACCACATCTAGACAGACGATCAACCATGAGTTGAGCCTGCTCGAAAAACAGAAAATCATTAAAATTGCTTTTAGAAAAATTGAGATTCTAGACATTGAGAAATTAAAAATAGTTGCTCAAGCCCATTCCTAA
- a CDS encoding AzlC family ABC transporter permease, with the protein MPAQTATFWQGAKDSQAIVLTYLPVSFAFGVSSSQFGFTPWEAFFLSCSMYAGASQFLVVALLASGSSIWLTALTVIALDIRHVLYGPALYNLIPNKLNLKKTAVWAWGLTDEVFASGMIQLSQRRQQWSESWMLGLSLFSWMAWATGSLLGGLFADQVSHLPKFLQAALDFLLPALFLSFLLAAFERKHSLVVAVSLVVSALSCYWINLSAAIFIGILSGILAGLFKHYVLKQQEEVEV; encoded by the coding sequence ATGCCTGCCCAAACGGCAACTTTTTGGCAAGGCGCCAAAGATAGCCAAGCTATCGTACTCACCTATTTACCCGTTTCTTTTGCCTTTGGCGTTTCTTCATCTCAGTTTGGTTTTACACCATGGGAAGCATTTTTTCTATCTTGTTCAATGTATGCTGGAGCCAGCCAGTTCTTAGTTGTCGCACTTTTAGCCAGTGGTTCATCTATCTGGTTAACTGCATTAACAGTCATTGCACTGGATATTCGCCATGTGCTTTATGGACCAGCTTTATATAACCTGATTCCAAACAAATTAAATCTAAAAAAAACGGCGGTATGGGCTTGGGGCTTAACCGATGAAGTTTTTGCAAGTGGAATGATCCAACTTTCACAGCGTAGACAACAATGGTCCGAGTCTTGGATGTTAGGCTTGAGTCTATTTAGTTGGATGGCTTGGGCAACTGGCTCATTGTTAGGGGGATTATTTGCAGATCAAGTGTCTCATCTTCCAAAGTTTTTACAAGCAGCCTTAGACTTCTTATTGCCTGCTTTATTCTTAAGTTTTTTATTAGCAGCATTTGAGCGAAAGCATAGTCTTGTAGTTGCTGTATCTTTGGTTGTTTCAGCGTTGTCCTGCTATTGGATTAACCTATCTGCGGCTATTTTTATTGGTATTCTTTCAGGCATTTTAGCCGGCTTGTTTAAACATTATGTGCTGAAACAACAAGAAGAGGTCGAAGTTTAA